The proteins below are encoded in one region of Oryzias melastigma strain HK-1 linkage group LG7, ASM292280v2, whole genome shotgun sequence:
- the dffb gene encoding DNA fragmentation factor subunit beta has protein sequence MFGIKPVKVRSLSGNTKYGVAGRDLKELLQKSCRLFQLPVSGAQFCLYDDGTTVTQEFFQTLPENTELVLLSGEQTWAGVFSDVSQLLNTDRHAEGLIQAAKQLLGGEKSFKRRKILTDLLQNLEDRSELESREEDQDWFSGVDSRFKTKSAYMKYNCASRIRSYLKEVDLATKSINKARVREEYSRSCKFLAERLKGDSYNGSYFDRTAEEPHRLCTQQGWFTCQGSFDQKTCQQLHSINPYSSRESRIIFSTWNLDHRIEKKRTVIPMLLEVLETHKSSAVNLNYFYQLLFTTQNLKLVHIVCHKKGGHNLSCDTSMAVKASSHARKRKKEVPAKKRRVL, from the exons ATGTTCGGAATCAAACCCGTCAAAGTTCGGAGCCTAAGCGGGAACACCAAGTACGGAGTCGCGGGTAGAGACTTGAAGGAGCTACTCCagaagagctgcaggttgtTCCAG ctGCCAGTTTCTGGAGCTCAGTTCTGTTTGTACGATGACGGAACCACAGTGACCCAGGAGTTCTTCCAGACTCTGCCGGAGAACACCGAGCTGGTCCTCCTCTCAGGAGAGCAGACATGGGCTGGAG TTTTTAGTGACGTCAGTCAGCTGCTGAACACAGACCGTCACGCCGAGGGCCTCATCCAGGCTGCAAAACAGCTTCTCGGTGGTGAGAAGTCCTTCAAGAGGCGGAAGATCCTCACCGACCTGCTGCAGAACCTGGAGGACAGGTCGGAGCTGGAGAGCAGGGAGGAGGACCAGGACTGGTTCAGCG GAGTTGATTCTCGATTCAAAACCAAGTCGGCCTACATGAAGTACAACTGTGCCAGCAGGATACGGAGCTACCTGAAGGAG GTGGATCTGGCcaccaaaagcataaacaaAGCCAGAGTCAGAGAAGAATATTCCAGATCCTGCAAGTTCTTGGCAGAAAGGCTGAAAGGTGACAGTTACAACGGCAGCTACTTCGACAGGACTGCAGAGGAACCGCACCGGCTCTGCACTCAGCAAGGATGGTTCACCTGCCAG GGATCCTTTGACCAGAAGACTTGCCAGCAGCTCCACTCCATCAACCCCTACAGCAGCAGGGAGAGCAGGATCATCTTCAGCACCTGGAACCTGGACCACAG GATTGAAAAGAAGAGGACCGTTATTCCCATGCTGCTGGAAGTTCTAGAGACTCACAAGAGCTCAGCGGTCAACCTGAACTATTTCTACCAGCTGCTGTTCACCACACAGAACCTGAAGTTAGTTCACATCGTTTGTCACAAGAAAGGAGGTCACAACCTTTCATGTGACACCAGCATGGCCGTGAAGGCCTCCAGCCATGCAAGGAAAAGGAAGAAGGAGGTCCCAGCGAAGAAAAGGCGGGTTCTGTAG
- the lg7h1orf174 gene encoding UPF0688 protein C1orf174 homolog — protein sequence MSGRLGKLRSRKRKSRSEPKPCRTVSTAGTGRLKRPRADSGGGSRGAGDPEKRSHEQQRSASRRRSTSVQPVGQEGKENELRTGEECDRKGAVPEKQELNPPACEDPDKPPFPDDDSNQILPVEQFFGNLDIVQDFPQRSPTTSAGVPKRSRRRQFLAMEDSEEEEGLSNTQ from the exons ATGTCTGGACGTCTCGGGAAGTTGAGGTCCAGAAAGAGGAAGAGCCGCTCTGAGCCCAAACCCTGCAGAACG GTTTCCACCGCCGGGACTGGGCGCTTGAAACGGCCCAGGGCAGATTCAGGGGGTGGGTCCAGAGGAGCAGGTGATCCTGAGAAGCGGTCTCACGAGCAGCAGCGGTCTGCTAGCCGGAGACGCTCCACTTCGGTGCAGCCGGTGGGACAGGAGGGAAAAGAAAACGAGTTGAGGACTGGGGAAGAGTGCGACAGGAAGGGGGCCGTCCCTGAAAAACAGGAGCTGAACCCCCCAGCCTGTGAAGACCCGGACAAACCCCCATTTCCAGACGACGACAGTAACCAGATCCTTCCTGTGGAGCAGTTCTTTGGAAACTTGGACATTGTACAG GACTTTCCTCAGAGATCACCAACAACTTCAGCTGGAGTCCCAAAACGGAGCAGGAGGCGACAGTTCTTAGCCATGGAGgacagcgaggaggaggaggggctcAGCAACACGCAGTAA